The following are from one region of the Erwinia billingiae Eb661 genome:
- a CDS encoding quinone oxidoreductase family protein, with product MKAAIVTKAGQLPVYGDFAEPVATDNAQRIVVKAAALSHLVKNRASGNHYSASGQYPFIAGIDGVGIQDDGQRVYFIKPVAPYGSMAEQTLVPAAQCIALADDLDDITAAAIANPGMSSWAALTERAQLQIGETVLINGATGISGKLAVQIARYLGAKKIIATGRNPAVLEQLMLLGADVVIPLTQEEEALNAQFGEQFAQGVDVVIDYLWGKSAGHLLTSAAKMAEDGKPVRFVQVGSMSGNEITLSSAILRSKAIALMGSGLGSVSDRGLLRTLKGLLKAAVPAGFQLATNPVTLSRVAEVWEADDSAARTVFTV from the coding sequence ATGAAAGCAGCCATAGTAACAAAAGCAGGGCAGTTACCGGTTTACGGGGACTTTGCAGAACCGGTCGCCACGGACAATGCTCAAAGGATCGTGGTGAAAGCCGCGGCGTTGAGTCATCTGGTAAAAAATCGCGCGTCAGGCAACCATTACAGCGCCAGCGGGCAATACCCGTTTATCGCCGGTATTGATGGCGTGGGTATTCAGGACGATGGGCAGCGGGTCTATTTTATCAAGCCGGTAGCGCCTTACGGCAGCATGGCAGAGCAGACCTTAGTGCCGGCCGCTCAGTGCATCGCGCTGGCGGATGATCTGGACGACATAACTGCGGCCGCGATTGCCAATCCCGGAATGTCTTCCTGGGCGGCATTAACGGAACGGGCGCAGCTGCAGATCGGCGAAACGGTGCTGATCAATGGCGCAACCGGCATATCGGGCAAGCTGGCGGTGCAGATTGCCCGCTATCTCGGGGCCAAAAAGATTATCGCTACCGGACGCAATCCCGCCGTGTTGGAGCAACTGATGCTGTTAGGGGCAGATGTGGTGATCCCGCTGACGCAGGAAGAGGAAGCGTTAAACGCACAGTTCGGCGAACAGTTTGCGCAGGGTGTCGATGTGGTGATCGATTATCTGTGGGGCAAGTCCGCCGGGCATTTGCTGACATCCGCCGCAAAAATGGCGGAAGACGGCAAGCCAGTGCGCTTTGTGCAGGTCGGGTCAATGAGCGGCAATGAGATCACCTTATCCAGCGCAATTCTGCGCTCAAAGGCAATCGCCCTGATGGGCAGCGGATTGGGCAGCGTGTCCGATCGGGGATTACTGCGTACGTTGAAAGGATTGCTGAAAGCCGCCGTACCGGCTGGATTCCAGCTCGCCACCAACCCAGTGACGTTGTCACGCGTAGCGGAGGTCTGGGAAGCGGATGACAGCGCTGCACGCACGGTGTTTACGGTTTAA
- a CDS encoding molybdate ABC transporter substrate-binding protein, whose translation MTSALPIRLFNVLAIRAPFVELQAEWERQHPDKPLLIDWNPTTVIEEKVARGERADATIVTAPAMDKLIADGRIVPASRVELVDSQVGLAMLPDARVPDISSVEALKTALLNARSVGYSLAGASGLYFQTLLKTLGIEQQVNAKATTIPEGFTASLLLEGKADIAVQQISELLMVKGIRVIGPLPAGAEKVLSFSGGVFTDAANPEGAALLLNSLRTGAARKAFEGFGLQWRN comes from the coding sequence ATGACTTCTGCACTTCCGATCCGCCTGTTCAACGTGCTGGCAATCCGCGCACCCTTTGTTGAACTGCAGGCTGAGTGGGAACGACAGCATCCTGATAAACCGCTGCTGATTGACTGGAACCCGACCACGGTGATTGAGGAGAAGGTGGCCCGCGGCGAACGGGCCGATGCCACCATTGTGACCGCACCGGCGATGGACAAGCTGATCGCCGACGGCCGGATTGTGCCCGCCAGTCGGGTAGAACTGGTGGATTCTCAGGTGGGCCTGGCGATGCTGCCCGATGCCAGGGTGCCAGACATCAGCAGCGTCGAGGCGCTGAAAACGGCGCTGCTGAATGCACGCTCGGTGGGCTATTCGCTGGCTGGTGCCAGCGGGCTTTATTTCCAGACGCTGCTGAAAACCCTGGGGATAGAACAGCAGGTGAACGCGAAAGCGACCACTATACCGGAAGGCTTTACCGCCAGCCTGTTACTGGAAGGCAAAGCGGATATCGCCGTGCAGCAAATCAGCGAGCTGTTGATGGTGAAAGGCATCAGGGTGATTGGACCGCTGCCGGCTGGCGCTGAAAAGGTGCTGTCGTTTTCCGGCGGGGTGTTTACCGATGCCGCCAATCCAGAGGGTGCTGCACTGTTGCTGAACAGCCTGCGGACCGGGGCGGCCCGCAAGGCGTTTGAAGGTTTTGGATTACAGTGGCGTAACTAG
- a CDS encoding cytochrome c, whose translation MRRLCLPFAISLSLLSAASVAAPPSPDLIAKGKILATAADCGACHTSPHQGAPMAGGVAISSPMGSIYASNITPSLSEGIGQYSEADFARAVRQGINKQGQHLYPAMPYPSYAKISDDDIHALYAYFMHGVAPVDVAPTHTALPFPFSIRSSMAVWNLMFAGDKPWTPTPGASAEVNRGDYLVNALAHCDTCHTPRNVLMGQQNDRALSGGSLGSWYAPNITPDPQSGIGNWSATELAQYLKTGHVAGKAQAAGPMAEAVEHSLQYLSDSDIQAMVAYLRQIPAVSNGAVMPRDSYGAPSETEQQVRGQSGTADAGWAVFSGSCANCHQPDGQGNARYPSLFHNTATGAENPDNLVSAILYGVHRTVNGEGISMPAFGPDADFTTRLSDRQIADVSNYVLKNYGNPQLTVTEARVKTLREGGDTPLLVRLTRPAVLGSAVGVVLLLGVMGVWIRNRRQHARKP comes from the coding sequence GTGAGACGATTATGTCTGCCTTTCGCCATCAGTCTGAGCCTGCTGTCGGCCGCCAGCGTTGCTGCGCCGCCGTCGCCCGATCTGATAGCGAAAGGAAAAATTCTCGCGACCGCAGCCGACTGCGGGGCTTGCCACACGTCACCTCACCAGGGTGCACCGATGGCGGGCGGAGTCGCAATCTCCTCCCCAATGGGCAGTATTTATGCCAGCAACATCACCCCTTCACTGAGCGAGGGCATCGGCCAGTACAGCGAAGCGGATTTCGCCCGCGCCGTACGGCAAGGGATTAACAAGCAAGGGCAACATCTCTACCCGGCGATGCCCTATCCCTCCTATGCAAAAATCAGCGATGACGATATTCACGCGCTGTACGCGTATTTTATGCATGGCGTGGCACCGGTTGATGTCGCCCCAACCCACACTGCGCTGCCTTTCCCGTTCAGCATCCGCAGTTCGATGGCGGTGTGGAACCTGATGTTTGCCGGAGACAAACCCTGGACGCCGACGCCTGGCGCCTCGGCTGAGGTCAATCGCGGCGACTATCTGGTCAACGCGCTGGCGCACTGCGATACCTGCCACACGCCGCGCAATGTGCTGATGGGTCAGCAAAACGATCGGGCCTTATCGGGTGGCAGCCTTGGCAGTTGGTACGCGCCCAATATCACCCCCGATCCGCAATCCGGGATCGGAAACTGGTCAGCTACCGAGCTGGCTCAGTACCTGAAAACCGGGCATGTTGCCGGCAAAGCGCAGGCCGCCGGTCCAATGGCGGAAGCGGTGGAACACAGCCTGCAATACCTCTCTGACAGCGATATCCAGGCAATGGTGGCGTATCTGCGCCAGATCCCCGCCGTCAGCAACGGCGCGGTGATGCCGAGGGACAGCTACGGCGCGCCGTCAGAAACTGAGCAACAGGTTCGTGGCCAGAGCGGCACGGCCGATGCGGGCTGGGCGGTGTTCAGCGGCAGCTGCGCCAACTGCCATCAGCCTGATGGTCAGGGCAACGCGCGTTACCCGTCGCTGTTCCACAACACCGCCACCGGCGCAGAAAATCCCGATAACCTGGTTTCCGCCATCCTGTATGGCGTGCACAGGACGGTGAACGGCGAAGGCATTTCCATGCCGGCCTTTGGACCGGATGCCGATTTCACTACCCGCCTGAGCGACAGGCAGATTGCCGATGTCAGCAATTATGTGCTGAAAAATTACGGCAATCCTCAGCTGACAGTGACCGAGGCGCGGGTGAAAACCCTGCGTGAAGGCGGTGACACGCCGCTGCTGGTCAGGCTGACGCGCCCTGCGGTATTGGGGAGCGCGGTGGGGGTTGTGCTGCTGCTCGGCGTGATGGGTGTTTGGATCAGAAACAGGAGGCAACATGCCCGCAAACCGTAA
- a CDS encoding alpha-hydroxy acid oxidase — protein sequence MTSPANSSSLPNVAAASPAKADSNPAVKKLPRHFRDLLALDDFERHARRRLPNMIYQYVAGGVETGRGIAGNFEAYQRYAFLPRMFRDVSGRDQRTTLFGHTYQHPFGVAPLGGASFVAYQADVALAKAAREMNVPMILSASSLVKLEDVHAANPDAWFQAYLAGDQPRIDRLVDRVAAAGYKTLVVTGDTPMLGNREHNTRSGFSMPIKITPKVAFESAMSPRWLLGTVAQTFLRHGAPHFENTDAERGPPMMSSKVRNTQARDKLNWKNVEAIRKKWRGNLVVKGLMSPEDAFIARDLGADAVILSNHGGRQLDYTFPPLYSLEEIAAKKGAMKVIIDSGIRRGTDVMKAMALGADFVFLGRPFLYGAVIGGQACVEHAMHILRDEIDRDLALIGVRTPGELDSSYLRRMP from the coding sequence ATGACATCACCTGCCAACTCTTCATCTTTACCCAATGTCGCTGCCGCCAGTCCGGCAAAGGCTGACAGCAACCCGGCGGTAAAAAAACTGCCGCGCCACTTCCGCGATCTGCTGGCGCTGGATGACTTTGAGCGCCACGCCCGCCGCCGTTTACCAAATATGATCTACCAGTATGTCGCCGGTGGCGTGGAAACTGGCCGGGGCATCGCCGGCAACTTTGAGGCGTATCAGCGTTATGCCTTCCTGCCCCGCATGTTCCGCGACGTCTCCGGACGCGACCAGCGCACCACCCTGTTCGGCCATACGTATCAGCACCCTTTTGGCGTGGCGCCGTTGGGCGGCGCGTCGTTTGTCGCCTATCAGGCGGACGTGGCGTTAGCGAAAGCCGCCCGCGAGATGAATGTGCCGATGATCCTCAGCGCGTCTTCGCTGGTGAAGCTGGAAGATGTTCATGCGGCCAACCCCGATGCCTGGTTCCAGGCCTATCTGGCCGGCGATCAGCCGCGCATCGATCGTCTGGTCGATCGGGTTGCCGCTGCAGGCTATAAAACGCTGGTCGTCACCGGTGATACGCCGATGTTGGGTAACCGTGAACACAACACCCGCAGCGGCTTCAGCATGCCGATTAAAATCACGCCAAAAGTGGCGTTCGAAAGCGCCATGAGCCCACGCTGGCTGCTGGGAACCGTGGCGCAAACCTTTTTGCGCCACGGCGCGCCGCACTTTGAAAATACGGATGCCGAGCGCGGGCCACCGATGATGTCGAGTAAAGTGCGAAATACCCAGGCGCGGGACAAGCTGAACTGGAAAAACGTCGAAGCAATCCGTAAAAAATGGCGCGGTAATCTGGTGGTTAAGGGCCTGATGTCGCCAGAAGATGCCTTTATCGCTCGTGACCTCGGCGCGGATGCGGTGATCCTCTCCAACCATGGCGGTCGTCAGCTGGATTACACCTTCCCACCGCTCTATTCGCTGGAAGAAATTGCCGCGAAAAAAGGCGCGATGAAGGTGATTATCGACAGCGGTATTCGTCGCGGTACCGACGTGATGAAAGCGATGGCGCTCGGTGCAGACTTTGTGTTTCTTGGCAGACCGTTCCTGTATGGCGCAGTGATTGGCGGCCAGGCGTGCGTCGAACATGCGATGCATATCCTGCGCGATGAAATTGACCGTGACCTGGCGCTTATCGGCGTGCGCACCCCCGGCGAGCTGGACAGCAGCTACCTCCGTCGTATGCCCTGA
- the uilS gene encoding UilS family quorum-quenching N-acyl-homoserine lactonase: METSTHTLSDGILLTLRSPANTHNHPVIILCHGFCGIRDILLPDFAEAFTRAGFATITFDYRGFGDSDGERGRLVPAMQIDDIIAVVNWAKAQPSLDAQRIGLWGTSFGGCHVFGAAAREPAIKCIVSQLAFADGEEIVTGKMNDSDKEAFLLTLNKMAEKQKITGKEMFVSVNRVLSDDESKAFFEENRSQYPRMDIKIPFLTVRETLLYKPALNAAQVTCPTLVVIAGEDRVNPPEQGRALFEAVGAKEKRLYEQADARHYDIYTGEHFKQVIDVQTSCFKTHL, encoded by the coding sequence ATGGAAACTTCTACACACACGCTTTCTGACGGCATTCTCCTGACGCTTCGCTCTCCTGCGAACACCCACAACCATCCAGTGATTATTCTGTGCCATGGCTTCTGCGGTATCCGGGATATTTTACTGCCTGATTTTGCAGAAGCATTTACCCGCGCCGGATTCGCGACCATTACCTTCGACTATCGCGGTTTCGGCGATAGCGATGGTGAACGCGGACGTCTGGTACCCGCCATGCAGATTGACGATATTATTGCTGTTGTGAATTGGGCCAAAGCGCAGCCCTCGCTGGACGCACAGCGTATTGGCCTGTGGGGAACATCATTTGGTGGCTGTCATGTATTTGGCGCCGCAGCCAGAGAACCGGCCATAAAATGCATTGTCAGCCAGCTGGCCTTTGCGGATGGAGAAGAGATCGTTACAGGAAAAATGAATGACTCAGATAAAGAGGCGTTTCTGTTAACCCTGAATAAGATGGCTGAAAAGCAGAAGATTACCGGAAAAGAGATGTTTGTTAGCGTTAACCGCGTTTTGAGTGATGATGAGTCAAAAGCTTTCTTTGAAGAAAACAGGTCGCAGTATCCCAGGATGGATATCAAAATACCCTTTCTTACCGTACGAGAAACCCTGCTGTATAAACCTGCCCTGAATGCGGCACAGGTCACCTGCCCGACGCTGGTAGTTATCGCCGGCGAGGACCGGGTTAATCCACCTGAGCAGGGGCGCGCGTTGTTTGAAGCGGTCGGTGCTAAAGAAAAAAGGTTATATGAGCAAGCCGATGCCCGTCATTACGACATCTATACCGGCGAGCACTTTAAGCAGGTAATCGACGTTCAAACCTCATGTTTTAAAACCCACCTGTAA
- a CDS encoding aspartate/glutamate racemase family protein, giving the protein MTTRIVLLHATPVAMEPIHTAFKEEWPEAELINLLDDGLSLDRSRASDLSESMIERFVRLGQYGYDMQADGILITCSAFGPAIDRLADSVPIPVLKPNEAMFHEAVAQGKKIGMLATFGPSVETMTEEFNDYVAEHGSSATLTTLLVADAIDLMKKGDAEGHNRLVAARANELAHCDVIMLAHFSTSRAAADVRAQVTVPVLTAPHAAVKRMKASVLAQHNR; this is encoded by the coding sequence ATGACCACACGAATTGTATTACTGCATGCCACACCCGTTGCCATGGAGCCGATCCATACGGCTTTCAAAGAAGAGTGGCCAGAAGCCGAGCTGATAAACCTGCTCGACGATGGCCTGTCTTTGGATCGTTCCAGAGCGTCGGATCTGAGTGAATCCATGATTGAACGCTTTGTCCGCCTGGGCCAGTACGGCTATGACATGCAGGCCGACGGAATTTTGATTACCTGTTCGGCATTTGGTCCGGCTATCGACAGGCTGGCAGACAGCGTGCCGATCCCGGTGCTGAAGCCCAATGAAGCGATGTTTCATGAAGCGGTGGCGCAGGGGAAAAAGATTGGCATGCTGGCCACCTTCGGCCCGTCAGTTGAGACCATGACCGAAGAGTTTAATGACTATGTCGCTGAACATGGTTCATCAGCGACGCTGACCACGCTGCTGGTGGCGGATGCCATCGATCTGATGAAAAAAGGGGATGCGGAAGGGCATAACCGGCTGGTGGCGGCCCGAGCCAACGAGCTGGCTCACTGTGATGTGATTATGCTGGCGCACTTCTCCACATCACGCGCCGCGGCGGACGTCCGTGCACAGGTGACGGTGCCGGTACTGACCGCGCCGCATGCGGCGGTGAAAAGAATGAAGGCCAGCGTGCTGGCGCAACACAACCGGTAA
- a CDS encoding lactonase family protein, with amino-acid sequence MKRTIYAGALVSMMAVSAGAQAESLLYVSNADSGTVTGYQLDKQQMKLLPTGTFPVGSKAMSSVVSPDKKKLYVSVRSKPYSVVVFDIQPDGKLIKAGQSPLPESMAYLSMDKTGHYLLSASYGGDLFSINRIQSNGLVEAKPVQVVHTGKRAHAIQVDPTNHYLYVTLLGADQLLQYHFDAATGHVTPNTPPFINIQSEAATGPRHFVLAPKRDRQGKQNMYILTEMAGNITRLTLNKDGTATPVEDVSSVSPKEELQRGEARPLTGDDDLPPSHKPRIWQADLHLTPDGRYLYSTERTSSTLSSFSVDAENGHLSYLTSIKTEQQPRGFAIDKTGRFLIESGQKSTQLSLYTINGATGALTLVGRYPTGKGANWVTMVEQ; translated from the coding sequence ATGAAACGCACTATTTATGCAGGCGCACTGGTCTCAATGATGGCGGTCAGTGCAGGCGCTCAGGCGGAAAGCCTGCTGTATGTTTCCAATGCCGACAGCGGCACGGTAACCGGCTATCAGCTGGATAAACAGCAGATGAAACTGCTGCCGACCGGAACCTTCCCGGTGGGCAGTAAAGCGATGTCTTCCGTGGTTTCCCCGGATAAGAAAAAGCTCTATGTCTCGGTGCGCAGCAAACCTTACAGCGTGGTGGTGTTCGATATCCAGCCGGACGGCAAGCTGATCAAAGCGGGACAGTCGCCGCTGCCGGAAAGCATGGCCTATCTGTCGATGGATAAAACCGGGCACTATCTGCTGAGCGCCTCTTACGGTGGCGATCTGTTCAGCATCAACCGCATCCAGAGCAACGGCCTGGTCGAGGCTAAGCCGGTGCAGGTGGTGCATACCGGTAAGCGCGCCCATGCCATTCAGGTCGACCCGACCAATCATTATCTGTACGTCACGCTGTTGGGCGCTGACCAGCTGCTTCAGTACCATTTTGATGCGGCAACCGGCCACGTCACGCCAAACACGCCGCCGTTTATCAATATTCAGAGCGAAGCCGCCACCGGCCCGCGCCACTTTGTCCTCGCGCCGAAGCGGGACCGGCAAGGTAAGCAGAATATGTACATCCTGACCGAGATGGCGGGCAACATTACCCGCCTGACGCTGAATAAGGATGGCACCGCGACGCCGGTGGAAGACGTTAGCTCGGTGTCTCCAAAAGAAGAGCTGCAGCGTGGCGAAGCGCGTCCGTTAACCGGTGATGACGACCTGCCGCCATCGCATAAACCGCGCATCTGGCAGGCCGACCTGCACCTGACGCCGGATGGCCGCTATCTCTACTCGACCGAGCGCACCAGCAGCACCTTGTCATCCTTCTCCGTTGATGCTGAAAACGGGCATTTGAGCTATCTCACCAGCATCAAGACCGAGCAGCAGCCTCGCGGGTTTGCCATCGATAAAACCGGGCGCTTCCTGATCGAGTCGGGGCAGAAATCCACCCAGCTTTCGCTGTACACCATCAATGGAGCAACCGGTGCGCTGACGCTGGTCGGGCGCTATCCGACCGGCAAAGGCGCCAACTGGGTGACCATGGTCGAACAATAA
- a CDS encoding MFS transporter, producing MRRYPRVRWLMIAFCFLAIAINYIDRINLAIAAPHIKADLGLDDTSMGLILGAFFWTYALMQIPAGRLIDRVGARTGLAIAVGWWSLFTVFTAFGKGFTSIFASRLMLGLGESGGYPGCAKVVYSWFAKKERATASGIFDAGPRAGSAIALPLVAWLISTWNWETSFIVTGALGLIWVGVWLAFYREPEEMKGLDEQERQNLLEDRSVHVVDKSEKVHIGALFRYRTVWGMMIGFFCMNFATYFFVTWFPTYLTMAHGFSLKELGTLGAIPALMGIPGSLLGGLASDWMYRKGYSLTTARKTCLIAGMLLSSVIAFAAFTDSIAVILTLFSLTYAGLAFTAANIWTLPADVAPSSGYVGTLGGIQNFAGNLAGIVTASFTGLMLTLSHGSFVIPLLVAGGICLFGAFNFLFIMGKVEPLELKKKPEVTNAIPADRQA from the coding sequence ATGCGTAGATACCCACGGGTCCGCTGGCTGATGATCGCGTTTTGTTTCCTCGCCATCGCCATCAACTATATAGACCGCATTAACCTGGCCATCGCGGCACCTCACATTAAAGCGGATTTGGGGCTGGATGACACCAGTATGGGTCTGATCCTCGGGGCTTTTTTCTGGACCTATGCCCTGATGCAAATCCCGGCTGGTCGTCTGATTGACCGCGTGGGTGCCCGTACCGGCCTGGCGATTGCCGTGGGCTGGTGGTCACTGTTCACCGTGTTTACCGCCTTTGGTAAAGGCTTCACCTCAATTTTCGCCTCACGCCTGATGCTCGGCCTCGGTGAATCCGGTGGCTATCCGGGCTGCGCAAAAGTGGTCTACTCCTGGTTTGCTAAAAAGGAACGCGCCACCGCCAGCGGGATCTTCGATGCCGGTCCGCGTGCGGGCAGCGCCATCGCCCTGCCGCTGGTGGCCTGGCTGATCAGCACCTGGAACTGGGAAACCTCGTTTATCGTTACCGGTGCGCTGGGGCTGATTTGGGTCGGCGTCTGGCTGGCGTTCTACCGCGAACCGGAAGAGATGAAAGGTCTGGACGAGCAGGAGCGCCAGAATCTGCTGGAAGATCGTAGCGTGCATGTGGTCGACAAGAGCGAAAAAGTGCACATCGGCGCCCTGTTCCGTTACAGAACGGTGTGGGGAATGATGATCGGCTTCTTCTGCATGAACTTCGCCACCTACTTCTTCGTCACCTGGTTCCCGACCTATCTGACCATGGCGCACGGCTTCTCCCTGAAGGAGCTGGGTACGCTGGGCGCGATCCCTGCGCTGATGGGGATCCCCGGCAGCCTGCTGGGTGGCCTGGCCTCCGACTGGATGTACCGCAAAGGCTACTCGCTGACCACCGCGCGTAAAACCTGTCTGATTGCCGGCATGTTGCTGTCATCGGTGATCGCCTTTGCCGCCTTTACCGACAGCATTGCGGTGATCCTCACCTTGTTCTCGCTGACCTATGCCGGACTGGCCTTTACCGCCGCCAATATCTGGACCTTACCGGCCGATGTGGCGCCAAGCTCCGGGTACGTGGGCACCCTCGGCGGCATCCAGAACTTTGCCGGCAATCTGGCGGGCATCGTCACCGCGTCCTTCACCGGTTTGATGCTGACGCTGAGCCACGGCTCCTTTGTCATCCCGTTGCTGGTTGCCGGTGGGATTTGCCTGTTCGGCGCCTTTAACTTCCTGTTCATCATGGGCAAGGTTGAGCCGCTCGAGCTGAAAAAAAAGCCCGAGGTGACTAACGCTATCCCTGCCGACCGTCAGGCCTGA
- a CDS encoding LacI family DNA-binding transcriptional regulator encodes MSDKPLPPSRVSLEDVALRSGVSTATVSRVLNGSTTVRQSRREAVEQACEELGYVINRAARTLASRRSMTIGAVVPTLATETFSRPLATFQQQIHQSGYTMLLANSDFDPDTELKEVNKLVEYGIDALMLVGNSHHPKLWDRITQQNIPCIQTFSVDQRYPSVGYDNELAAGELTAHLLALGHKNFGVIVGTPPSNDRVSDRITGTRQALTAAGLSLDDRNLFNRAFSMNDARLAMFQLLDSPNPPTAVICGNDLLAFGAMRAAGERYLRIPNDISITGFNDYEYSEHLEHPLTTMRVELDEIGVRAAEFLLAELNGETGVRQTILKPELIVRGSTGSAPRVVSK; translated from the coding sequence ATGTCCGATAAGCCTTTACCTCCGTCGAGGGTTTCACTGGAAGATGTTGCGCTGCGTTCGGGGGTCTCCACGGCGACCGTTTCCAGGGTGCTGAACGGCAGCACCACCGTCAGGCAGTCGCGCCGCGAGGCGGTCGAGCAGGCATGTGAAGAGCTGGGCTATGTGATCAACCGGGCCGCACGAACGCTGGCTTCGCGCCGCAGTATGACCATCGGCGCCGTGGTGCCGACGCTGGCAACAGAGACGTTTTCCCGCCCGCTGGCGACCTTCCAGCAGCAGATCCACCAGTCGGGTTATACGATGCTGCTGGCGAATTCTGACTTCGATCCGGACACCGAGCTGAAGGAAGTGAACAAGCTGGTGGAGTACGGCATTGATGCGCTGATGCTGGTGGGGAATTCGCACCATCCTAAGTTGTGGGATCGGATCACTCAGCAGAATATTCCCTGTATTCAGACTTTCTCGGTCGACCAGCGCTATCCCAGCGTGGGCTATGACAACGAGCTGGCGGCGGGCGAGCTAACCGCCCATCTTCTGGCGCTGGGGCATAAAAATTTCGGCGTGATTGTTGGTACGCCGCCGTCAAACGACCGCGTTTCCGATCGGATCACCGGAACGCGTCAGGCGCTGACGGCGGCGGGCCTGAGCCTGGACGATCGCAATCTGTTTAACCGCGCGTTTTCAATGAACGATGCGCGTCTGGCGATGTTCCAGCTGCTGGATAGCCCCAATCCGCCAACGGCGGTGATTTGCGGTAACGATTTGCTGGCGTTTGGCGCGATGCGGGCGGCAGGCGAGCGCTATTTGCGCATCCCCAACGATATTTCGATCACCGGCTTTAATGACTATGAATACTCCGAACATCTGGAGCATCCGCTGACCACCATGCGGGTCGAGCTGGATGAGATTGGCGTGCGCGCCGCTGAGTTTTTGCTGGCAGAACTAAACGGCGAGACCGGCGTGCGACAGACGATATTGAAACCGGAATTGATTGTACGCGGCAGCACTGGCTCGGCGCCCCGCGTGGTAAGCAAGTAA
- a CDS encoding MarR family winged helix-turn-helix transcriptional regulator — protein sequence MSSSNNVQNTHISQQLHKLHRAILEIVAVINRPQGDEVLIKEAGINLERALFPLLVGIERFGPIGVVELAERVGRDYTTVSRQVAKLENSELVERRPSEADRRVREAVITPKGKTMTDHVDAARERMAKEIFASWQEEDVEQLVRLMSKYATALKSKIA from the coding sequence ATGTCGTCAAGCAATAATGTGCAAAATACACATATCAGCCAGCAGTTGCATAAGCTGCATCGGGCGATACTGGAAATTGTCGCGGTGATCAACCGCCCACAGGGCGATGAGGTGCTGATTAAAGAAGCCGGGATCAATCTGGAACGCGCCCTGTTCCCGTTACTGGTGGGAATTGAACGCTTTGGGCCAATTGGCGTGGTGGAACTGGCGGAACGGGTTGGGCGCGATTACACCACCGTCAGTCGCCAGGTGGCCAAGTTAGAGAACAGTGAACTGGTAGAGCGTCGCCCCAGCGAAGCCGATCGTCGGGTCCGAGAAGCGGTTATCACGCCTAAAGGCAAAACCATGACCGATCATGTTGATGCGGCGAGGGAAAGAATGGCGAAGGAGATCTTCGCCAGCTGGCAGGAAGAAGATGTTGAACAGCTGGTCAGGCTGATGAGCAAGTACGCCACGGCGTTGAAGAGCAAGATTGCCTGA
- a CDS encoding SDR family oxidoreductase, with amino-acid sequence METSKQALIIGASRGIGLGLANTLAQRGWKVTATTRNNAPLSDSGIYWLTADINEPTQRQTLKNAIEEQSFDLIFVNAGVFGPDHQDIEQAKDDELAALFLTNAISPVRCGMELQPLLSSTGVLALMTSQLASLNENTSATYPLYSASKMALNMLSRTLAAKLSTGQTLLNVHPGWVQTDMGGENATLTVNESTSGIVEQLELWSGKGGHQYIDYAGKQLSW; translated from the coding sequence ATGGAAACCTCAAAACAGGCGCTGATTATCGGTGCTTCACGCGGCATTGGGCTGGGTCTGGCCAACACCCTGGCGCAGCGCGGCTGGAAAGTGACGGCCACCACCCGAAATAACGCCCCCCTTTCCGATTCAGGCATTTACTGGCTGACCGCTGATATCAACGAGCCCACCCAACGGCAGACGCTGAAGAATGCCATTGAAGAGCAAAGCTTTGACCTGATCTTCGTCAACGCCGGTGTATTTGGGCCGGATCATCAGGATATCGAACAGGCCAAAGATGATGAGCTGGCCGCACTGTTCCTGACTAACGCCATCTCCCCGGTGCGCTGCGGCATGGAATTACAGCCGCTGCTCTCCTCAACCGGCGTACTGGCGTTGATGACCTCTCAGTTAGCCAGCCTGAACGAAAATACCAGCGCGACCTACCCGCTCTATTCCGCCAGCAAGATGGCGCTGAATATGCTGTCCCGCACGTTAGCGGCCAAACTGAGCACCGGCCAGACGCTGTTAAATGTTCATCCGGGCTGGGTGCAAACGGATATGGGCGGTGAAAACGCTACCCTGACCGTTAATGAGAGCACCAGCGGTATCGTCGAACAGCTTGAACTCTGGTCAGGCAAAGGCGGCCATCAATATATTGATTACGCCGGCAAGCAGCTTAGCTGGTAG